In the genome of Spirochaetia bacterium, one region contains:
- the malQ gene encoding 4-alpha-glucanotransferase, whose translation MDTKNRRFCGILLHPTSLFTPYGIGDIGPGCRKFIRLLAEDGIRIWQVLPLGPTGYGNSPYAARSSFAGNELLLSLDDLKDQGLLLASELVTDRPPFPWGRVAYDMVMPWKIGLLKRAAERFLYGAADKGAYEAFCADNSYWLDDYALFMVLYERFGDARWHSIWPEALGRRNSKTLAAVRKEQAKMIEVWKVLQFFFDVQWHRLKETANSLGISIVGDIPIFVAPDSVDSWSHIELFKTDEAGRYSFVSGVPPDYFSVTGQLWGNPVYDWKVMQENGYEWWLQRLKRLQELTDIIRIDHFRGFQAYWSVPYGNPTAEIGTWEKAPGMDFFCKVKERFPAIRIFAEDLGVITPDVEALRDSNGFPGMRIAQFGFTFDAGGKLHPYDTFLPHNYGERCVAYTGTHDNQTVKGWFEDLKEKEKKQVCSYLGCTKQDVCAGMVKAVMQSHARYAIFPLQDILGLGDEARMNTPATCGGHNWAWQLMPEADLTPVLSDLREKIFLYGRM comes from the coding sequence ATGGATACCAAAAACAGAAGGTTCTGCGGCATACTGCTGCATCCTACTTCTCTTTTTACTCCCTATGGCATCGGGGATATCGGACCTGGGTGCAGAAAGTTCATACGCCTGCTGGCTGAAGACGGCATACGTATCTGGCAGGTCCTGCCATTGGGACCGACAGGTTATGGAAACAGCCCATATGCAGCCAGATCTTCATTTGCTGGCAATGAATTGCTGCTGTCCCTTGATGACCTGAAGGACCAGGGATTGCTGTTAGCTTCAGAGCTTGTCACTGACAGGCCTCCTTTTCCATGGGGACGGGTAGCCTATGATATGGTCATGCCTTGGAAGATCGGGTTGCTGAAACGGGCAGCTGAACGTTTTCTCTATGGTGCTGCTGATAAAGGGGCCTATGAAGCATTCTGTGCCGACAACAGCTATTGGCTTGATGACTATGCGCTTTTCATGGTCCTGTATGAGCGTTTTGGAGATGCACGATGGCATTCGATATGGCCGGAAGCCTTGGGTAGAAGGAATAGCAAAACTCTTGCAGCTGTCCGTAAGGAACAGGCAAAGATGATTGAAGTCTGGAAAGTGCTCCAGTTTTTCTTTGACGTACAATGGCACCGTCTGAAGGAAACGGCCAATTCTCTTGGTATCAGCATCGTCGGTGACATCCCTATCTTTGTTGCTCCTGACAGCGTGGATTCATGGAGCCATATCGAATTGTTCAAAACCGATGAGGCAGGGCGCTATTCCTTTGTCTCAGGTGTGCCTCCTGATTATTTCAGCGTAACCGGGCAACTGTGGGGAAATCCTGTCTATGATTGGAAGGTCATGCAAGAAAACGGTTACGAGTGGTGGTTGCAGCGTCTGAAACGGCTTCAGGAACTGACTGATATCATCAGGATTGATCATTTCAGGGGATTTCAGGCCTATTGGAGTGTGCCGTATGGAAATCCTACTGCTGAAATCGGCACATGGGAAAAAGCCCCCGGTATGGATTTCTTCTGCAAGGTGAAGGAAAGATTCCCGGCGATAAGGATTTTTGCAGAAGACCTTGGTGTGATCACGCCTGACGTCGAAGCCCTCAGGGACAGCAATGGCTTTCCTGGGATGCGGATAGCCCAGTTCGGCTTTACCTTTGATGCCGGAGGAAAACTGCATCCCTATGACACTTTCCTGCCCCATAACTATGGGGAACGATGTGTCGCCTATACGGGAACGCATGATAACCAGACGGTGAAAGGCTGGTTTGAAGACTTGAAGGAGAAGGAAAAGAAACAGGTGTGCAGTTATCTTGGATGTACAAAGCAGGATGTGTGTGCCGGTATGGTCAAGGCTGTCATGCAAAGCCATGCCAGATATGCAATTTTCCCCTTGCAGGATATCCTTGGATTGGGAGATGAAGCGAGGATGAATACTCCGGCAACCTGCGGGGGACACAATTGGGCTTGGCAGCTGATGCCGGAAGCTGACCTTACTCCTGTACTCTCCGATCTTCGTGAGAAGATTTTCCTTTATGGCAGGATGTGA
- a CDS encoding carbohydrate ABC transporter permease — translation MSKKRNPTVEAILFLVLLIICILFLVPIFIVLINSFKSRFFISSSPFSLPQAKTYVGMKNYVNGVEKIDFFSAFRYSLFITVFSVLAIDLVTSMLGWYLTRVKTKFTSVMYLLLVTSMIVPFQMVMFTMSKTANMLHLDNPVGIIVLYVGFGAGLSTFMFSGFIKSVPLALEEAAMIDGATPIVTFFQIVLPMLKPTAITVSILNTMWVWNDYLLPYLTIGTDYKTIPIAIQYLRGGYGSVDMGAMMAMLILAMIPVIFFYFFSQKFIIEGVIAGAVKG, via the coding sequence ATGTCAAAAAAAAGAAATCCGACGGTAGAAGCCATACTGTTCCTTGTACTTCTGATAATCTGCATCCTGTTCCTGGTTCCGATTTTCATTGTACTGATCAATTCTTTCAAGAGCAGGTTCTTCATATCCAGCAGTCCTTTTTCCTTGCCGCAGGCCAAGACTTACGTAGGGATGAAGAACTATGTGAACGGGGTAGAGAAGATTGATTTCTTTTCCGCATTCAGATACTCACTGTTCATCACGGTCTTTTCCGTATTGGCCATTGATTTGGTCACCAGCATGCTTGGTTGGTATCTGACGAGGGTGAAGACGAAGTTTACGTCCGTTATGTACCTGTTGCTTGTCACTTCCATGATCGTACCGTTCCAGATGGTCATGTTCACCATGAGCAAAACGGCGAACATGCTGCATCTGGATAATCCTGTAGGGATAATCGTCCTGTATGTAGGATTCGGTGCCGGGCTTTCGACCTTCATGTTCAGCGGGTTCATAAAAAGTGTACCCCTTGCCTTGGAAGAGGCTGCCATGATCGACGGCGCTACGCCGATAGTGACTTTTTTCCAAATCGTGCTGCCCATGCTCAAGCCGACGGCAATTACCGTTTCCATTCTCAATACCATGTGGGTATGGAATGATTACCTGCTTCCTTACCTTACGATCGGTACCGATTACAAGACCATTCCTATTGCAATTCAATATCTTCGCGGAGGTTACGGTTCAGTGGACATGGGGGCAATGATGGCCATGCTGATCCTTGCTATGATTCCGGTGATTTTCTTTTACTTCTTTTCGCAGAAGTTCATCATCGAAGGTGTCATTGCAGGAGCCGTGAAAGGTTGA
- a CDS encoding IMP dehydrogenase, translating to MAYYYDTPSHTFSEYLLIPGYSSEQCIPRNVSLKTPLVKYRKGEQPGLTLNIPLVSAIMQSVSGVRMGEALAREGGCSFIYGSQSIEDEAAMIRAVKAFKAGFVPSDSNIMPDQTLADVVELKKRLGHSTIAVTDDGSPNGLLMGVVTSRDWRLSRMSLDTKVRTFMTPKEKLIFAEDGITLSQANDMLWDNKLNSLPVVDADGKLCYFVFRKDYDSHKDNPNELLDCHKRYVVGAGINTRDYEERVPALVDAGADVLCIDSSEGYSQWQADTLAWIRGKYGDSVKVGAGNVVDREGFLFLVKAGADFVKVGIGGGSICITRETKGIGRGQATAMIEVSKARDDYFEQTGTYVPICSDGGIVHDYHLTLALAMGADFVMLGRYFARFDESPTQKVNVNGSYMKEYWGEGSARARNWQRYDLGGDRKLSFVEGVDSYVPYAGALKDNVEMTLSKVRSTMCNCGCLTISQLQKQAKLTLVSATSIVEGGAHDVLLKDNNSNTSK from the coding sequence ATGGCATACTACTATGATACTCCCTCACATACCTTCAGTGAGTACCTGCTGATTCCTGGTTATTCAAGCGAACAGTGTATTCCCCGCAATGTTTCACTGAAGACTCCGTTGGTCAAATACAGGAAAGGTGAACAACCTGGATTGACCCTTAATATTCCCTTGGTAAGTGCCATCATGCAGTCTGTCAGCGGTGTAAGGATGGGCGAGGCCTTGGCCAGGGAAGGTGGCTGTTCCTTTATCTACGGGTCACAGTCAATCGAAGACGAAGCTGCTATGATCCGTGCAGTCAAGGCCTTCAAGGCAGGATTTGTACCATCTGATTCAAATATCATGCCGGACCAGACGCTTGCAGATGTCGTCGAATTGAAGAAACGTCTCGGTCACTCTACCATAGCTGTTACTGATGACGGTAGTCCCAACGGCCTTTTGATGGGTGTCGTGACGAGCAGAGACTGGCGGCTGAGCCGGATGTCCCTTGACACCAAGGTCAGGACATTCATGACTCCTAAGGAAAAACTGATCTTTGCGGAGGATGGCATAACCTTGTCCCAGGCCAATGACATGCTCTGGGATAACAAGCTCAATTCCCTACCGGTCGTCGATGCGGACGGGAAGCTCTGTTATTTTGTATTCCGCAAGGATTATGATAGCCATAAGGATAATCCGAATGAATTGCTTGACTGCCATAAGCGATATGTCGTAGGTGCAGGTATCAATACCCGTGACTATGAAGAGCGGGTACCGGCTCTGGTCGACGCGGGAGCTGATGTGCTATGCATCGATTCATCCGAAGGATACTCCCAATGGCAGGCCGATACCCTGGCCTGGATCCGTGGAAAATATGGGGATTCAGTAAAGGTCGGAGCCGGAAATGTGGTTGACCGCGAAGGTTTCCTGTTTTTGGTAAAAGCCGGTGCTGATTTCGTCAAGGTAGGCATAGGAGGCGGTTCCATCTGCATTACAAGGGAAACAAAGGGTATCGGAAGAGGCCAGGCTACGGCAATGATTGAAGTCTCCAAGGCAAGGGACGATTATTTTGAGCAGACCGGTACCTATGTGCCTATTTGTTCTGATGGTGGTATCGTCCATGATTACCATCTCACTTTGGCTTTGGCTATGGGAGCTGATTTCGTCATGTTGGGTCGTTATTTTGCCCGCTTCGATGAAAGTCCTACCCAGAAGGTCAATGTAAACGGAAGTTACATGAAAGAGTACTGGGGAGAAGGAAGTGCAAGGGCCCGGAACTGGCAGCGCTATGATTTGGGTGGAGACAGGAAACTTTCTTTTGTAGAAGGTGTCGATTCCTATGTTCCCTATGCAGGTGCCCTGAAAGACAATGTTGAGATGACGTTGAGCAAAGTCAGAAGTACGATGTGCAACTGTGGTTGCCTGACTATTTCCCAGTTGCAGAAACAGGCAAAGCTGACACTTGTCTCAGCAACTTCAATCGTAGAGGGTGGGGCACATGATGTGCTGTTGAAAGACAATAATTCAAATACATCGAAATAG
- a CDS encoding ABC transporter substrate-binding protein has translation MKKILTLLLSLLLALPLAVASGKSEEAQAPVKRDVVRMCMTSDIDSLDPFKAAAFDTLSLLKNIYEGLLTFDTDGSLQPSLATSYTVSPDGLTYTFNLRKDVTFHDGTPFTSKDVLYTYDRYAGLDGNSRLLDEFSIISAISAPDPYTVKVTLDHPSSTFLPLAIQPIVKAGYTENATAPIGTGPYRFKAYVPGQQVDLVRNDSYWGKEPAIARVEVYIMTDSAAMVSAFQSGQLDFGLVSADLFAPLQQDFVLEADPMNMADLIALNNKRKPFDDPRVRQAIYYGIDRKEIIDGVFSSKAVPMYTNVSPAMDAYCNTELAESYPHDLAKARALLTQAGYPDGFRMTLTVPANYFQHVDTAQILVSQLAKLGIDVTIDSVEWGTWLQNVYTDRNYQATVIGLTGKVDPYAVMFRYTSGYKKNFFNYTDDAYDALLKQASVATDQTKYVSLLKQAQQLATKDAAAIWICDPEMTVAVRKNLKGYKFYFAGYYDFASLYFE, from the coding sequence ATGAAGAAAATACTGACATTGCTGCTGAGTCTGTTGCTTGCGCTTCCGCTGGCTGTTGCTTCTGGGAAAAGTGAAGAAGCACAGGCTCCTGTGAAGAGGGATGTCGTACGGATGTGCATGACCAGTGACATTGATTCTCTTGATCCTTTCAAAGCTGCCGCCTTTGATACGTTGTCATTGCTGAAAAATATCTATGAAGGACTTCTGACCTTTGATACCGATGGTAGCCTGCAGCCTAGCCTTGCTACATCCTATACGGTAAGCCCTGATGGATTGACCTATACGTTCAATCTGCGGAAGGATGTCACGTTCCATGATGGTACTCCTTTTACAAGCAAGGATGTGCTCTATACCTATGATAGGTATGCAGGTCTGGATGGAAACAGCAGGCTGTTGGATGAGTTTTCAATCATCAGTGCCATTTCTGCTCCCGATCCCTATACGGTGAAGGTTACCCTGGACCATCCTTCGTCGACGTTTCTGCCACTTGCCATCCAGCCGATCGTGAAAGCCGGTTACACGGAAAATGCCACGGCTCCGATAGGTACCGGGCCGTATCGTTTCAAAGCTTATGTCCCCGGTCAGCAGGTAGATCTCGTACGGAATGATTCCTATTGGGGCAAAGAGCCTGCAATAGCCCGTGTCGAGGTATATATCATGACGGATTCAGCGGCCATGGTTTCTGCATTCCAGTCCGGACAGCTTGATTTCGGCCTTGTCTCGGCAGACCTCTTTGCTCCGTTGCAGCAGGATTTTGTCCTGGAAGCGGATCCGATGAACATGGCTGATCTCATTGCACTCAACAACAAGCGCAAACCGTTTGATGATCCACGGGTAAGACAAGCCATCTACTATGGTATTGATCGGAAAGAAATCATTGACGGGGTCTTTTCAAGCAAGGCAGTACCGATGTATACCAATGTCAGCCCCGCCATGGATGCATACTGCAATACGGAATTGGCAGAGTCTTATCCCCATGATCTTGCAAAAGCACGGGCGTTGCTGACCCAGGCCGGTTATCCTGATGGTTTCAGGATGACGCTTACCGTTCCTGCAAACTACTTCCAGCATGTTGATACTGCCCAGATATTGGTCAGCCAATTGGCAAAGCTCGGCATTGATGTCACCATTGACAGCGTTGAATGGGGTACATGGCTTCAGAATGTCTACACGGACAGGAACTACCAGGCGACTGTCATCGGACTTACGGGAAAGGTTGACCCTTATGCAGTCATGTTCCGCTACACCTCAGGCTACAAGAAAAATTTCTTCAATTATACAGACGATGCTTATGATGCCTTGCTGAAGCAGGCATCAGTTGCTACAGACCAGACGAAATATGTCTCTTTGCTGAAGCAGGCACAGCAGCTTGCGACAAAAGATGCTGCGGCAATTTGGATCTGTGATCCTGAGATGACCGTGGCGGTAAGGAAAAACCTGAAGGGATATAAGTTCTATTTCGCAGGTTACTATGATTTTGCTTCGCTTTACTTCGAATAG